In Novipirellula caenicola, the genomic stretch GACGAATCGGCAGGGATTGCCGCAGGCGGGCTGTCGTACTGGATCACTTCGAACGTATCGGGCGCGGGCGTGCTGATTTGCAGTGCGATTAACAATGCCACCGACGCCGCCGACGCACCACCAACTTTCATCAACGTCGACTTGCGAAGCGGTCGTCGCCACAGCACCGCGGCCGCTGCGATCAATCCCGCGGTATGCGCGACTAAACAATAGGGGCAAAGATGCTCGAGCAGAAAGACTTGTAAACCGACAAACCAGAGCGCCGCCAAGCCGGCCGTCAACGCCGCGAAACTAATCATCGGCCATCGATACCGCTCCCACCGAAGCGGCATAGGCCGTATCAATAACAACCCCAGGATCGAAGCATGGGTCAAGATCGCTGGAATGCTGACCGGCACCGACATCACCGTCGCCCAACGGCTGTGCAGGACATGATCACAGTTGAAAAGACCGCCGCTGCATCCCGCCACGCTGCTCGAGGTCAACGAAACCCAAGCCAGGTAGCTGCTGCTGAGCAGTGCGATGCTGCTGCATAGCAACAGGACCCATTTGATCGGTGCGACCGACGCAAAATGCCCGCGGTGACGACCATGTGTGGCGTGGTGCGAATGGGAAAACGGAAACCAACTGGACGACGAACGGTCGAACAAATCCGCAGCAGACATGTTATTCTCTTCAAATTTTGGCGTTAGACACGGTGCAACTCTCGATTCGCCGATAGCAAAGCAGGTAGCGTGCCGCGTCGGATTCGCCGGTCTTGACCAAGGCAACGACTCCAGAAAAACCGCTAAATTCCGCATGAACAGCCGATTTCCGAAGTTTCGACTGCGTCTCGGAAATCCACGTGATTGATTGTCAAATGATCAACGTGGACAAAAAGTGGCCACCCACCCGTAGCGATGCTCGGCCGTCAACCAGGATCGACGCTGTCACCGTGAGACGACGCCCCCCGAGGGGCAAAACCGCATTTTGAACGTGGATTTGCGTAAAAACCGCCGCAATAGGGACGCGGCATCTTGATTGCAATATTAGGAAACTCGCCGCTAAGGGAGCGACACTCTGCTTTCCATTCCCAAAACGAGAGACTCAACATGTTGATGCGCAACCCCAATTATCCGCTGGAAGAATCCAAAGTCCAGTGCGAGCTCGACGTTGACCTCTCGCGTCACGCGGCAGCCATCCGAATGTTGTCTGCGGAACCGGTTTTTGCCAAGCCGAGTCTCGGTGAGTCGGGGCCAGAAGCGTTGGGCTCAAACGAGTACGGGGTGGGCAAATTGGGAGCAGATGAATCGGGGGCGGGCGAATCGGGAGCAGGCGAATCAAAACTCTCTCTGCTATACGGTCAAGTCCTGCTGATGGTGTTGTTCGCCGCGGCGATCGCATTGCGATGGTGGTTTACGTGGTGACCCACGGGGCAAATTTGGCAACGATGTCGATTTCCGCGGGATACACCGCGGTGGCAGCGAGTGGTAGTTGGCGACTTCATGGCAACCGATGTACGACGTAGCACGAACTCAATTGAGGATTCGCGCCACCATCCGTGACTTTACCGAACGTCATCCACTTCGCGAACGATTACGTCCCAGCGGTTCGCCGGCCGGTCAATTCTCGGATGAAACTCTTGACGGCTTGTTGATTCAGTGAAGTTTCCTGCGGCAAGGGGTGTAGGATGGACTTCCTAGTCCGTCAATGGTGGATTCGACGGACTAGGAAGTCCATCGTACGACTAAAACAACAAGCCCTTGAATGTTTTGGTCGTTACGCCATTGAAAGCGATGAACATTCTTATCTAAGCGTGCTGATTGAAAAACACGCGGGCAACATCCCTAGCGTCGCCCATCAAGCCGGGCTATCGCGACAAGCCATGCCCAAGTGGTTCAAGAAACACGGCGTCGTAGCGGCTGATTATCGCAAGTAGCGTTTAGGGCGTGTGCTGTCACCCTGTCAACTCACCCTGTCGTCTGATTCTGGCAGGTATGAACATGCCGCATGATTTCACCGACGTGCCGCGTGACAGGAATCAGTGGTTCTCGACCAAATATCGGACGTCGTGGCGGAATTTTCGCCGTCTTGCTAGTCAGCAGTGGCGGATGGTGGAACCCGACAACCATTGTTTCTCGGTTGGAAGCGTCCATTGACCGATCTCGGACGCTTTGGCGCGGCGGTTGCAATGCAGGACGCAACCGGCATTGAATCGCGAAAACAGGATGCGTTTTTACAATAACCTCCCTGCAAAAAACACACTTCCCGCGTCCCATGCCCTGCCACTCGAAACTGATTTCTTGCCTCTCAAAATTGAACCGCTGTTTCAAAATCGGATTCTAAAATTGAGACGACCACTCTCGATTCGGAGCCTCATTAAGTGAGCTACAAACAAATCGTCATCACTCAAAGTGACTATGAACGTCTTGATGAATTGCTGTCGAGCAGCTTTACGCAGGCGATTCACGACCGAAAAAATTTAATGAAATTGCGTGTTCGACTAAACACGGCGGAGATCGTCGATTCACGCGACGTTCCCAGTGATGTCGTCACGATGGATTCGATCATTCAGCTGCGTAATTGCAACACGCAAAGATTGGGAACTTATACCTTGGTGTATCCCGAAGAAGCCCACATTGCGACGGGTAAATTGTCGGTGTTGTCGCCAATTGGCACTGCGATTCTAGGTTGTC encodes the following:
- the rnk gene encoding nucleoside diphosphate kinase regulator gives rise to the protein MSYKQIVITQSDYERLDELLSSSFTQAIHDRKNLMKLRVRLNTAEIVDSRDVPSDVVTMDSIIQLRNCNTQRLGTYTLVYPEEAHIATGKLSVLSPIGTAILGCRIGDCVRWNVPSGPIEMEIDDIVDQPEREAMAS